In one window of Candidatus Sulfuricurvum sp. RIFRC-1 DNA:
- a CDS encoding PD-(D/E)XK nuclease family protein produces the protein MNRECIVYTTARCVREAVAQWSEGFLPHTMTMGEFLSRAYVSVGKIVPDEDLRLLAMHEASDFSGFTALNIERNFFSFIQNSEYLFRFFEELSSEQVSVETLQSVDVYGEYEEHIAILKRLRERYGEICTREGWADRIFNSEHATLQHDFLRNFDSITIVVEGYLSRYEIALLQECAKHLELTLLYNTTAYNRKMTARFEEMGFELKEDMEYRLSLSEIRIISEQLLSLNRSVTCEVFHIRLAQIGFIKASVEAFVEGGLAPEKIAVVLPDEDAAQMLKEFDSEGNFNFAMGKPFSNSTMYRELESITLFLDEASVLNRERIRNIKSDVIDWFKARYAQKFQFSQLEELIVLWEDSDAESIEIIQDELHRFSHLTHALEQMDFRAVFRIFMNRLRQRSIDDVRGGKVTVMGLLETRGIAFDGVVIVDFNEGYVPHKSEKDLFLNSKTREYAGLPSAHDRESLQKHYYSILFNRAKKVAIGCVQNTESVPSRFLLQLGIKSIPSVYRYEEVLFPAACFNERQVRMYESEYDFTAQPLSASGIKTFLSCKRQFYYRYIEHLRDHELPRDLSEERDIGNELHSALERVYKLQEQYPSAAQIKEALYSLWEEKKSNDSLERYMKRLWIDKLDPFYACEASRFASGMRVLYTEKEVSVEVEGIRLNGRIDRIDENGGELEVIDYKSGKYPDTDKEPKESDVDYQLSVYALLAGELGKVARCGYYDLGKGELKFEQFLEAKITKLREILATMASERVWNWEMCEDLSRCRYCPYVYLCHREVMRGV, from the coding sequence ATGAATAGAGAATGTATCGTTTATACTACCGCACGATGTGTTCGTGAAGCGGTAGCTCAGTGGAGCGAGGGCTTTCTCCCCCATACTATGACGATGGGAGAGTTTCTTTCACGTGCCTATGTCTCTGTGGGCAAGATCGTACCGGATGAGGATCTACGCCTTTTGGCAATGCACGAGGCATCCGATTTTTCAGGTTTTACGGCACTCAACATCGAGCGTAACTTTTTCAGTTTTATCCAAAATTCGGAGTACCTGTTTCGTTTCTTCGAAGAGCTCTCCTCTGAGCAAGTCTCAGTAGAGACTCTCCAGTCTGTCGATGTCTACGGTGAATACGAAGAGCATATTGCGATACTCAAACGTCTGCGTGAACGCTACGGTGAGATATGCACTCGTGAGGGGTGGGCGGACCGGATTTTTAACTCTGAACATGCGACTTTACAGCACGATTTTCTACGCAATTTTGATTCGATTACGATTGTGGTTGAGGGGTATTTGAGCCGATATGAGATCGCTTTGCTGCAAGAGTGCGCCAAGCATTTGGAACTGACTCTGCTCTATAACACGACAGCGTATAACCGCAAAATGACGGCGCGGTTTGAGGAGATGGGGTTTGAGCTTAAAGAGGATATGGAATATCGGCTTTCCCTCAGTGAGATACGGATTATAAGTGAGCAGCTTCTTAGCCTGAACCGTTCAGTCACGTGTGAAGTCTTTCATATCAGACTGGCGCAAATCGGATTTATTAAGGCTTCCGTCGAGGCATTTGTAGAAGGGGGGCTTGCACCGGAGAAAATCGCCGTTGTTCTCCCTGATGAAGATGCGGCGCAGATGTTAAAAGAGTTCGATAGTGAAGGAAATTTTAACTTTGCGATGGGGAAGCCATTTTCTAACAGTACTATGTATCGTGAGTTGGAGAGTATAACCCTCTTTTTGGATGAAGCAAGTGTCTTAAATCGAGAACGTATCCGAAATATCAAAAGCGATGTCATCGATTGGTTCAAAGCTCGCTATGCTCAAAAATTCCAGTTTTCACAACTCGAAGAGTTGATTGTATTATGGGAAGATTCTGATGCGGAGTCGATTGAAATAATCCAAGACGAACTACATCGCTTTAGCCATCTCACCCATGCGTTGGAGCAAATGGACTTTAGGGCGGTGTTTCGAATCTTTATGAACCGTTTGCGTCAGCGGAGCATTGATGATGTCCGGGGCGGCAAGGTAACCGTGATGGGATTGTTGGAAACGCGGGGTATTGCGTTTGATGGGGTCGTGATCGTTGATTTTAATGAAGGATACGTTCCTCATAAGAGTGAAAAAGATCTTTTTTTAAATTCTAAAACACGAGAATATGCAGGTTTACCCAGCGCACATGATCGTGAATCGCTCCAAAAACATTACTACTCTATCCTCTTTAACCGAGCTAAAAAGGTGGCTATCGGATGTGTCCAAAATACTGAATCGGTACCGTCACGGTTTTTGCTTCAGCTTGGGATCAAGAGCATTCCATCCGTATACCGATACGAAGAAGTTTTGTTTCCTGCAGCATGTTTTAACGAACGACAGGTTCGAATGTATGAGAGTGAATACGACTTTACGGCTCAGCCGCTCTCCGCAAGCGGTATTAAAACTTTTTTGAGCTGCAAAAGACAATTTTACTATCGCTATATTGAACACTTGCGTGATCATGAACTGCCGCGTGATCTTTCAGAGGAGAGAGACATCGGTAATGAACTCCACAGTGCTTTGGAGAGAGTGTACAAACTCCAAGAGCAATATCCCAGTGCAGCTCAGATCAAAGAGGCACTTTATAGCTTATGGGAAGAAAAAAAATCGAATGATTCGCTGGAACGGTATATGAAACGGCTATGGATTGATAAGTTAGATCCGTTTTATGCCTGCGAAGCATCACGATTTGCTTCAGGTATGAGGGTTCTTTACACCGAAAAAGAGGTGAGTGTCGAAGTAGAGGGGATACGACTCAATGGCAGGATCGACCGTATCGATGAAAATGGCGGTGAACTCGAAGTGATCGATTACAAAAGCGGCAAATATCCTGACACTGATAAAGAACCCAAAGAGAGCGATGTTGATTATCAACTTAGTGTTTATGCTCTTCTCGCTGGGGAGCTGGGGAAAGTGGCGCGATGCGGTTATTATGATCTTGGGAAAGGGGAACTAAAATTCGAACAGTTTTTGGAGGCAAAAATCACCAAGCTGAGAGAGATTTTGGCAACTATGGCATCCGAGAGAGTCTGGAACTGGGAGATGTGTGAGGATTTGAGCCGATGTCGCTACTGTCCGTATGTTTATCTCTGTCATCGGGAGGTGATGCGTGGAGTTTGA
- a CDS encoding ORF6N domain-containing protein: MNKVTASIDETIKTKIYTIRGMQVMLDSDLAELYGVETKNLNRAVNRNSDRFPQNFMFQLSEEEHQNLKSQFATSSLSDSLRFQNGTLDDEESLRSQFVTLENSRGKHRKYLPYVFTEQGVAMLSAVLRSQSAVQMSIHIINAFVEMRKFISNNALIFQRLDSLEQKQSKTDEKVEAIFNAIEDRSIKPKQGIFYDGQVYDAYLFVSDLIKSAKESIILIDNYVDESVLTLLSKRDMKVNATIYTKNITKQLELDLQKYNTQYPTIELKKFDSSHDRFLLIDEKEVYHIGASLKDLGKKWFAFSKLDMGALNILEKLNNE, from the coding sequence ATGAACAAAGTCACCGCCTCTATCGACGAAACGATCAAAACCAAAATCTACACCATTCGCGGTATGCAGGTGATGTTGGATAGTGATTTGGCGGAGCTTTATGGGGTAGAAACTAAAAATCTAAATAGAGCCGTAAATAGAAATAGTGACCGATTTCCTCAAAACTTTATGTTTCAGTTGAGTGAAGAAGAGCATCAAAACTTGAAGTCGCAATTTGCGACCTCAAGTTTAAGTGATTCTTTAAGGTTCCAAAATGGCACCTTAGACGATGAAGAATCTTTAAGGTCACAATTTGTGACCTTAGAAAATAGTAGAGGTAAACATAGAAAATATTTGCCTTACGTGTTTACAGAACAGGGAGTAGCGATGCTCTCGGCGGTACTACGAAGTCAGAGCGCAGTGCAGATGAGTATCCATATCATCAATGCTTTTGTAGAAATGCGAAAATTTATCTCAAACAATGCCTTGATATTTCAAAGACTTGATTCATTGGAGCAAAAACAATCCAAAACGGATGAAAAAGTTGAGGCGATATTCAATGCCATCGAAGACAGATCCATTAAACCGAAACAAGGTATTTTTTATGATGGGCAGGTGTACGATGCGTATCTGTTTGTATCGGATCTCATTAAAAGTGCCAAAGAGAGCATCATTCTGATCGACAACTATGTCGATGAGAGTGTTTTAACGTTGCTATCCAAACGAGATATGAAAGTAAATGCGACCATCTACACCAAAAATATCACGAAACAGCTCGAACTTGATTTACAAAAATACAATACACAATATCCAACGATAGAGCTAAAAAAGTTTGATTCATCCCATGATCGCTTTTTATTGATCGATGAAAAGGAAGTGTATCATATCGGAGCGAGTTTAAAAGATTTAGGAAAAAAATGGTTTGCTTTTTCGAAGTTAGATATGGGCGCATTAAATATATTAGAAAAGTTGAACAATGAATAG
- a CDS encoding FixH family protein, translated as MFKNPGTKWPIIIGLSIVGVIGACVVTIKAALNNPVELSNYGMQGYHQYDANANDIINAKIAFDQNYTIAFLTPQIVEKGSIIEYKVSDKSGKAVNDAKVEVILTRPDLKEFDMNLSNPSVAEGKYTFAPVDLPKVGRWDIMAKVSVGSVQRYYNLKADTRNPNTFEF; from the coding sequence ATGTTTAAAAATCCCGGAACAAAATGGCCGATTATCATTGGGCTCTCTATTGTCGGTGTGATCGGTGCATGTGTCGTAACGATCAAGGCCGCACTCAATAATCCGGTAGAATTGTCCAATTACGGGATGCAGGGGTATCATCAGTATGATGCCAATGCGAACGATATTATCAATGCAAAGATAGCGTTTGACCAAAATTACACGATTGCCTTTTTAACACCTCAGATCGTTGAGAAAGGTTCAATTATTGAATACAAAGTAAGCGATAAATCAGGTAAAGCAGTCAATGATGCAAAGGTAGAGGTAATCCTCACCCGCCCTGATTTAAAAGAGTTCGATATGAATCTCAGTAATCCGAGCGTAGCAGAGGGAAAATATACCTTTGCTCCGGTCGATCTCCCAAAAGTGGGTCGATGGGACATTATGGCTAAGGTGTCTGTCGGGAGTGTTCAACGTTACTACAACCTCAAAGCTGACACCCGTAATCCGAATACCTTCGAGTTTTAA
- a CDS encoding DUF4006 family protein: MENRGIFTLDGITGMLIATVLLLSILVGLTVWGLGVQQGSAANYYQVENEKDIKMFSTENAAHRVDVK; the protein is encoded by the coding sequence ATGGAAAATCGTGGTATTTTTACATTGGACGGTATTACCGGTATGTTAATCGCAACTGTATTGCTTCTCTCTATCCTCGTCGGTTTGACCGTATGGGGATTGGGTGTTCAACAAGGCAGTGCAGCGAACTATTACCAAGTTGAAAATGAAAAAGACATCAAGATGTTCAGCACCGAAAACGCTGCACATCGTGTTGATGTAAAATAA
- a CDS encoding c-type cytochrome — MNKTVLAAIIVVIAMLGFTYVAVGMAGGMGGEGDWVNKLAVLGAVVLVIVTSFVNWDGIGEYKNELPFGWAVIFLGLTIWAIWYFLAGYPVNAYSQIGEYNEAVAAHDAKFEAEHANMDEETLKEMGGSIFIVQCAPCHGLQADGIDGKAANLNARLEEKTIKDVINKGSNNQLLGMEMPMPDRNGLMNANTGALVTDAEIDAVAKYVAGGMKGTEGADVFAGTCAACHGADGKGVDMVGPSIAEFNPTLVANVLKHGKKGAIGAMPAFNNLTEAQVKALGAYVTSLSK, encoded by the coding sequence ATGAATAAGACAGTACTTGCTGCTATCATAGTTGTAATTGCAATGCTTGGCTTCACCTATGTCGCTGTCGGAATGGCCGGCGGTATGGGTGGAGAAGGTGACTGGGTTAATAAACTCGCCGTATTAGGCGCAGTTGTACTCGTTATCGTAACATCATTTGTAAACTGGGACGGAATCGGAGAATATAAAAACGAACTTCCTTTTGGATGGGCGGTTATTTTCTTGGGTCTCACTATTTGGGCAATCTGGTATTTCCTTGCGGGATATCCGGTTAATGCGTATTCACAAATCGGTGAATACAATGAAGCTGTAGCGGCGCACGATGCAAAATTCGAAGCGGAACATGCTAATATGGATGAAGAGACACTCAAAGAGATGGGTGGATCAATCTTCATCGTACAATGCGCACCGTGTCACGGTCTTCAAGCAGACGGTATCGACGGTAAAGCGGCGAACTTGAATGCACGTTTGGAAGAAAAAACGATTAAAGACGTTATCAACAAAGGTTCAAACAACCAACTTCTCGGTATGGAAATGCCTATGCCGGATCGTAATGGTTTGATGAATGCCAATACTGGCGCTTTGGTTACCGATGCAGAGATCGATGCGGTAGCTAAATATGTTGCTGGCGGAATGAAAGGCACAGAAGGTGCTGACGTATTTGCCGGTACATGTGCTGCTTGTCACGGAGCTGATGGTAAAGGTGTCGATATGGTTGGACCAAGCATTGCTGAGTTCAATCCAACTTTGGTTGCCAATGTTCTTAAACATGGTAAAAAAGGTGCTATCGGTGCAATGCCTGCATTCAACAATTTGACTGAAGCTCAAGTAAAAGCGCTTGGTGCGTATGTCACCAGCCTTAGCAAATAA
- a CDS encoding cytochrome c oxidase, cbb3-type, CcoQ subunit: MDIGTIQAYAYFFFVAFLVVVLYSYIYHLYSSQWKGKRDYEKYGNIALHDEITDQPIEEISKNDDKKVGGINE; the protein is encoded by the coding sequence GTGGATATAGGTACGATTCAAGCGTATGCTTACTTTTTCTTCGTTGCGTTTTTAGTGGTGGTGTTGTACTCGTACATTTATCATCTCTACAGTTCGCAATGGAAAGGGAAGCGCGATTATGAAAAGTACGGCAATATCGCGCTCCATGACGAGATTACTGATCAGCCGATTGAAGAAATCTCAAAAAACGATGATAAAAAAGTAGGAGGCATAAATGAATAA
- the ccoO gene encoding cytochrome-c oxidase, cbb3-type subunit II has protein sequence MFHWLEKHPFFFAVAVFLTIAFAGLIEILPNFAQASQPVVGTKPYSTLELAGRHVYIKNNCMGCHSQLIRPFKSETDRYGHYSLSGEYAYDRPFLWGSKRTGPDLMRVGNYRTTDWHENHMKDPAAVVPGSIMPAYRWMFKNTADIDTAYAEQVTVNKVFNTPYNAEIPMADGTKATVALAATLDEAKTAALEEAKVIAADMKDQDVKDAVAAGQIPEIVAMIAYLNSLK, from the coding sequence ATGTTTCACTGGTTAGAAAAACACCCGTTCTTTTTCGCGGTAGCGGTGTTCTTAACAATCGCGTTTGCAGGTCTTATCGAGATTTTGCCAAACTTTGCGCAAGCATCTCAGCCTGTTGTAGGGACTAAACCTTACAGCACGTTGGAACTTGCTGGTCGTCATGTTTATATTAAAAACAACTGTATGGGATGTCACTCTCAATTGATTCGTCCGTTTAAATCTGAAACTGACCGTTACGGTCACTACAGCTTGAGCGGTGAATATGCGTATGATCGTCCATTCCTTTGGGGCTCAAAACGTACTGGTCCGGACTTGATGCGTGTAGGTAACTACCGTACAACAGACTGGCACGAAAATCACATGAAAGATCCTGCGGCAGTTGTTCCGGGTTCTATCATGCCGGCATATCGCTGGATGTTTAAAAACACTGCGGATATTGATACTGCGTATGCAGAACAAGTAACCGTTAACAAAGTGTTCAATACACCTTATAACGCTGAAATCCCAATGGCAGATGGCACAAAAGCTACTGTAGCATTGGCAGCAACTTTGGATGAAGCAAAAACAGCGGCACTCGAAGAAGCTAAAGTGATTGCAGCTGATATGAAAGACCAAGACGTTAAAGATGCGGTAGCAGCGGGTCAAATCCCTGAAATCGTAGCGATGATCGCGTATCTTAACAGTTTAAAATAA